A single region of the Salipaludibacillus sp. LMS25 genome encodes:
- a CDS encoding ABC transporter ATP-binding protein — MNGEHVCIEISNVSKIHKKTALLNNISLQIVEGKTYGFVGYNGSGKSLLFKAICGLTKIQEGKIIVNNEQIGKDTDFINNAGVIIETPNFIPSLSGIENLRLLAEIQHTISDKEINEALVKVGLESHKDKKVKHYSLGMKQRLRIAQAIMENPKILILDEPFNGLDKDGRETIHQLLLKEKSVGKTILLTSHHENDINTLCDVVFEMNNGNIESNIKGASK, encoded by the coding sequence ATGAATGGAGAACATGTTTGCATAGAGATTAGTAATGTATCGAAAATTCATAAAAAAACTGCTTTGTTGAATAATATCTCTCTTCAAATTGTAGAGGGAAAAACATACGGCTTCGTTGGATATAATGGCTCTGGAAAAAGTTTATTATTCAAGGCTATATGCGGGCTGACAAAAATTCAAGAAGGTAAAATAATTGTGAATAATGAGCAGATAGGTAAGGATACAGATTTTATTAACAATGCGGGAGTCATCATTGAGACACCAAATTTTATCCCTTCCCTTAGCGGAATAGAGAATCTTAGACTTTTGGCAGAAATCCAACATACTATATCAGATAAAGAGATAAACGAGGCTTTAGTAAAAGTGGGACTTGAAAGTCATAAGGATAAGAAAGTTAAGCACTATTCATTAGGTATGAAGCAAAGGTTAAGAATTGCCCAAGCTATTATGGAAAATCCGAAGATACTCATTTTAGATGAACCGTTTAATGGTCTTGATAAGGATGGAAGAGAAACTATTCATCAATTGCTCTTAAAAGAGAAAAGTGTTGGGAAAACTATTTTACTTACTAGTCATCATGAGAATGATATTAACACATTATGTGATGTTGTTTTTGAAATGAACAATGGCAACATAGAATCTAATATAAAAGGAGCTTCAAAATGA